One part of the uncultured Methanobrevibacter sp. genome encodes these proteins:
- a CDS encoding 30S ribosomal protein S13, with the protein MEDDFKHLVRISRKDVNGNKTIEQALTEIKGVGISLSKTMCRTLDLDLDSKIGYIADEDVLRIEEILENPQKFDIPSWMLNRREDYETGDDIHLIESDLDMTLRDDLNRMKKTRSYKGRRHEVGLPVRGQRTKSTFRKSSSVGVKRSRG; encoded by the coding sequence ATGGAAGACGATTTTAAGCATTTAGTACGTATTTCAAGAAAGGATGTAAATGGTAATAAAACCATTGAACAAGCTTTAACTGAAATTAAAGGTGTTGGAATATCTTTATCTAAAACTATGTGCCGTACTTTAGACTTAGATTTAGACTCTAAAATTGGATACATTGCTGACGAAGATGTTTTAAGAATTGAAGAAATTTTGGAAAATCCTCAGAAATTTGACATTCCTTCCTGGATGTTAAACAGAAGAGAAGATTACGAAACTGGTGATGACATTCACTTAATTGAATCTGATCTTGACATGACTTTAAGAGATGATTTAAACAGAATGAAAAAGACCAGAAGTTACAAAGGTAGAAGACATGAAGTTGGTTTACCTGTTAGAGGTCAAAGAACCAAATCTACTTTCAGAAAAAGTTCTTCAGTTGGTGTAAAACGTTCACGTGGATAG
- a CDS encoding LemA family protein, with protein MSIILIVVLVLAIIFIVYTFIHLYNRLVDLRNRVENSYSQIEVQLKRRNDLIPNLVETVKGYASHEKEVFENVTKARSNVINASGVEEISAADNQLTGALKSLFAVAESYPELKANSNFQQLQSELTDTEDKISYARQFYNDVVLKYNNVCQQFPSSMFAKLFHFEKAKFFEAPESEMEVPEVKF; from the coding sequence ATGAGCATTATTTTAATAGTCGTATTGGTATTAGCAATTATTTTTATTGTTTATACATTTATACATTTATACAACCGATTAGTTGATCTTAGAAATAGAGTGGAAAACAGCTACTCACAAATCGAAGTTCAACTTAAAAGAAGAAACGATTTGATTCCAAATCTTGTAGAAACCGTTAAAGGTTATGCTTCACATGAAAAAGAAGTATTTGAAAATGTTACTAAAGCTAGAAGCAATGTAATTAATGCATCCGGTGTTGAAGAGATAAGTGCTGCAGATAACCAATTGACTGGTGCTTTAAAATCATTATTTGCAGTTGCTGAAAGTTATCCTGAACTTAAAGCCAATTCTAATTTCCAACAATTACAATCAGAATTAACCGACACTGAAGATAAAATTTCATATGCAAGACAATTCTATAATGATGTAGTATTAAAATACAATAATGTATGTCAACAATTCCCAAGCAGCATGTTTGCAAAACTGTTCCACTTTGAAAAAGCAAAATTCTTCGAAGCACCTGAAAGTGAAATGGAAGTTCCGGAAGTCAAATTTTAA